The nucleotide sequence CTAAGGGTTGGACTCAATCCTGCTCCTTCAAAAAAAGAGCTATGTGGATATTGCCAGCTATCGCCTGTTACACCTAATACTTGTACGGACTCTTCCAAAAGAATATGATATCGAAGCTTTGTGCTATCTTGCTTACTAACTCTTTTATATTTTCGGGCATCGTTGGCGATCCCTACTTTTGCCCATACTATCTCTGAATTACTTTTATGTGTATAGCCAACACCAGCAAATGGTTCATATTCGCGATTTTTCAATCCCATTCTCTCCTCCAGATAAGGATAACTACCATAATATACAGACACATTGGCGGATGAGCTATCGGAAGCCGTGTAGAAGTTGACGGGCAAGTCCAGCGAAGTTAAATGGGAAATAACTGATTGCACGTCATCAGCATCATGCACCGAAAAATCTCCATTTACATAAAAATATAAATCCTTGTTCCACTTTTTACAGATATCAAGCTTCCCAACGTAATCTTCATAAAAAACTGTTTCATAGAAGTAATTTATAGCCTCTACCGAATACTTTTCTTTCAAATCCTGACGATTGGAATGGTTACAGCCTGGGAGTAAGAATACAATGTAACATAAAGCAAAAAATATAAATATTTTCTGATTGGATATTGTCATAATAGGGTTATTTATTAAAGTGTTAAGTACATCTACGAGGCACTCTTAGAATAGATCATTTAACCTAAGCTGTTGTTCCTCTCCAATGTGCTCCCATCTTTCAATCACTGTGCCGTTTTTATCTATCAAAACATAAAAAGGGATTGTTTCAAAATTATAAATTTTAGATAAATCATCATTTTCAAAAACAGATTTATCCTTATGCTCGTTGTTCAATACCTGAGGCCACACATTTAGTTTATGTTTCTCAATAGCCTGAAGCCAACGGCTTTTATCTTCATCTAAAGATACACCAATAATTTCCAATCCTTTTCCCTGATACGTACTGTATAATCTTTTAAGGTTTGGAACTTCTTTCAGGCAAGGCAAACACCAACTAGCCCAAAATTCGAGCAGCACATAATTCTTGTTCTTGAAATCCGACAACTTAATAGACTTTTCGGAAAAGCATTTCCTTGTGAAGTCAGGCGCCATCCCTCCTACCGAGCTATTCTTTTTCGATTCTTCCTCTTTTATTTTTTCCGCTAAAAATTTCCCCATTAAACCACTCTTTATATCCTTTGCAAGAATGTTGTAAAGAGATCTTATCGTATCAACATCCATAGTCTCCTGCACCAAAAGCTGATACAAAATATCCGGCGTTATTTGGAAAGAGGGATGCTGCGAACTAAAATTCAACCGTACACTATCCATTGCACCCTTTAGATTACCAAGTTCGGCAATCTGGTAGTTAATCTCATTTTTCAAGCTATCACGATTTGGTGCATCCTCTCTTAACAAATGAAACTGTTTGATTTCATTGAGCAGATTCGTCAACTTTTCAAAGTTCAATTTCTCATAACGCTCCATATCCTTCCGAAAAACAATATTCTCGTCTTCAACTTCAGTCCCGGATAATTTGTAAGCGTATGGCGCATTCCTATCAATCCATAATTTCATTCGGGCAGCTTCCAGATAGAACCTGGCAGCTGAAATATCGGGAAAGGACAATTGAGCGGCAGTAATTCCCTTTATTTCCCCCTCAAAACGAAATTTCCCATCAATTACAATCGCAGAATCGATTGATCTCTGCCACTTATTATTTTGCATTGTGAAATAAGCAAGCTCGATAGCGGTCGAATCTTTCAGATTTTTTACCTGCCCTTCTATCACAAACTTATCAGGCGGTAACTGTTCACATGAAACAAAACCAACAATCAAACAAATCAAAGTCGCAATTCTTGCTATCATACTAATATATATTTTAATTACTATGTCAACCACCTACTTTACAATAGAATATAGTCTCTCTTTATCTTTATACAAGTCTATAACTTCCATAGTCCCATCGGGGTAAACCAGAATAGCATGTGGGATGCCTTGAATATAGTATTTGTTTTTAATGCCCTCAATATTATTCGCAGCTAATAAACTCGTCCAGGATATTTGTTCTTTCTGCATCAGTTCGTTCCAGTTCTTTACTCCCGTTTCTTCATCAATAGTAATATAGGTTATATTCATTTCACCTTTCAAATGGGTATAAACCTCCTTCAGGGTTGGTATTAGTCTGTGACAAGGACCACACCAGGAAGCGGAGAATACAACCAGATTATATTTGCTGGAATCCTGAATGATCGGCTCCAACTTTCTTGTCTTTGCGTCGGGTAAAAGAATGTTCTCGAAAAGTTTGGCGTTCAGATACTTTTCAATCATTTTACCCCAGGATGACTGTTTATTGGTTTCCGAGAAATGATTATACACTCTTGCTACATCTTCTCGCGTCTTATAATTTCCCAATTGAGTGGCCAGATTAGTAATTAAATATCTGGAATCCGGATGTTTAGACGCTAGCAATGCATAGCTATTTACCTTTTCTGTATAGGTCGTATCCTCCCAGAAATAACTATAATAAGGATGTTGCATTCTAAGTCGCAAATCCGGACTTAAAGGTTCAGATACTATAAACCGGTCAATAACCTCTTTCCCTAGAACACTTTCAAACTTTCCATTAATTGTTGTCCCGAATGGTATATTCTTAAATTCAAGTGTATCAATGAAATGAGCCTTAATTATATGGGTATTGTTTTCGAAACTCCAACAAGATGCAAATAAAGTATCTTTTCCTGATGGGTATAACAGTCTAATATCATTATTTGTCATCGTTTTATAATCGAATGATTTAGGCGCAAATTCAAAACCAGGCAGGAAATCATATACAGAATCCGGAATAGTAAAATGCCATTGATTATTTATCTTTTCTGCTGCAATCTTAATTCTATTTCCATTTACATTATTTCCATAAAGATAGAGCGAATCATACGTAACCCCATCTAATTGAATATCCAGATACCTGTTCTGAGCATAACAAAAGTTAGAAATAAAAATAAGTACAATTGTTGCTAATATTCTAGTTTTCATTTTTTCTTGAATTCTAATTAAAAATACTTAACATTAAAATCAGAGCAAGTCGAAAAATAATATTAATCATAATCATAGATTTTATAGGTAATTAATTTAGTTCCACAGATTACGTTCTTAACATATAACGAATATTAATAAGATCATCTAATAGCGATTCTGCCTGAATAAAAAATTGATAACAATAAATTTAATTAATTCACCGGCTCAACGGTAAAGCCTTGAAGTCGTAAAAGATTTATCAATCCATCTTTACCGGGTAAATGTGCTGCACCAACAGCAATAAGTGATGCTTGTTCCGATATTAACTTAGGAATATGTTCCATCCACTTTTTATTTCGATCAAATAAAATCATATCATTATACTCTGCTGTTACATTATTTTTTTGATCTAACTCAATCATTTGTAGTTCAAAATCATCTAAATCTTGGTTAAAGTAAGCATTTTTCACAGCTTCAGAACTCTTCAATTGATGTCGAATTATCGAATCTACAGAATTATCCTTAAACTCACAAACTAATGAATCTATTTGCTGTTTGTATGATATTCCATTTGATATAGTCCTTTTAGGATTAATATGACCAATCAAATCATCCAATCCAATTATTGAGTAATTTAAACTCATTGCTCTCATTATCATTTGAACATCCATTTCTACCTCTGAAATATATTTTAACTCAGATAAAGTAATGCTATCAACATTTGTATTGGGTTTAAACTTTTCAAATAAGATTTCTCTATAAATTTCAATGGATTTCTTTTTATAAATTATGGACATAAGGACTAACGGCTTTAATTTGATTTTATCAGATGTTGCATTTAGGTAAGTTCGTAAAAACCTATCCACAATTATCTGATCCTCTTTGTTTAGATAATCTGCATAAGTTGAATCCATTTCTAAAACAGATTTATTGTATGAACTTGAGTTATCAATTTTTTTTTCTGCAATTAACTGATTTACCGACAAAAATATTTCATTTAAACGTGGGACTCTTTCCAAAGCTGCTTGTCCTGCAAAAAAAGGTCCTCCATGAGCTGTTCCAAAAAGATAAGAAGGAGCATCTAATCCGTTTCCAGAAATTTTCCATAGAAATCCGTCTTTCTCTCCAGCGCGAACGCCATTACATGAGATTGAAATGAATATAAAATATACAATTACAATAAGCTGAAAAAATTTTAAAGGGTTCATAATAAAATATTAATGTTGCATTTACTCTCTCTTGTGCAAGGTCCCAAAACCGAATTTTAAAATAAACAGAGGTAAATCAAACAACAGCATGATAATGATTTTATTTTTCATATTGATGTTTAATTCTCGGAATAAGTAGTGCAATCCATTACACCATAACGTCCTTTTTCTCCAAAAAGTAAGATAGCATTTATAGACTCAAAAAAACGACATTGAATATGCGGGTTATTTTGATTTTACAATTACTAATATGGGATTACTTTCCTCTGATATTTGTTTACCGACATCTTTTGATAACATTGTAAAACTATCTCCAGATAATACAATCGGATACAAGGCATAGATCAACAATTCTCCGGATACTTGTAACAACATACTGGAAACAGGATATTTTAATGACTCAATAAATGGGTTTTCGTACAAATATGTCTTATCCTTACTCACATTATAAAGACAATTATAATTATTTACAGGTTTATTATAATCTGTTCCGCAAAAAGAAAAATAGATAAACTTTCCATTTGTCTTAAATGACTTTATATCACCTAAATAATTATGATTAGAAACAAGATTTTCATATTCTGCTGAATTACTAATCTGAAGAATACTATTGTATGGTAATGTGTGTTTCCCAAAATCAACTTTACAATAAGGAATGGGCACCTCTTGCTCTAATTTGAATATTTTATTTCCAGAGGGATAAAAGAAATATGAATTTTCATTATTGTCTGTAAAAAATGTAGATAATGTTGTAGCATTAACAAATTCCTTCTGAGGGAAAAAAGAGGCTTTCACATTTTGCAAACTATCATCCAGCAACAACAGATTGTATCCATCATAATTATACGGCTTTTTAAAACAACTATATACCCAAAATCCGGAACGACTCTTAACAAATGAACTAAAAGAACATCTTGACTTTTTAGTTTTATTGACTAATACACCGGACAAATTATAAACATATATTCGATTCTGATATCGTTCATGTGCATAAATAAGTTGTGTACTTTTCTCAAAGAAAATATCATTCCAATATACATATTCATTATTCCCCGTGCCCTTTTGTCCTATCTGACGAATAAATGAACCATCTTTATTAAATAATAGAATATTCATTTGCTTGGAATCAAAAATTAGAAAGCCTGAATCCGTCACAAACAATTTATCAATACTTTGTATTAATGAACGTGATTCGGTCTCAAGAGGAATATACTGAATAGACTTAAATAGATCATTATATTTCAACGGTTTATTTAAATCTAAGTTTATTGATATATCTATAGCATTTGTAGTTCCGACTCCCACGCCCCTCTCTTGACATGAAACCAAAATTAGGCCAATTAGCAGGATATAGCTATAAATTTCAACTAATCTATTTTTCATATAATTAGGTTTTATCATTAGAGTGAGGTCAACTATCTTTTAGCTTATACATCATAAGAACAGGATTATCATCTTCAGTAAGAGTCTGTAGTAATGAATTTAGCTCATCTTTAGCCATCCCCTCAGGTGGTTCCGTTTTATTCTGATCTTTACTATGTAATAAATAATCTATGGGAAGTTCGGCAATAAACCAAGAATTAAAGGTTGCAAGATTATTAGGGATAAAATTCTGATTCTTATTATAATAGAATTCGGCATTTATTATTTCACCGCTTTTCTTTGAATAAAAGCCATGCCATGATTCAAACTTTGAAAAACAAGTGAGACTAAAACAGACCCAATCATCATTCTCAAGCACGTCCATAATGTTATAGTACTCACCTTTTTTTACGTAGCTGTTTAATTCATCCTGATTTTTACTAAAATAGGATTGATCAAACTTCCGCTCACCTAAGTCAAAAATGTACTTTACAACCAACCCGGTTGGAGCAAGCTGATACACTGTATCATTAAACGGATTAAAAAAATAACTTTGATCATTATATGTATAGGAAACACCACCACTTGGGGTAATAAATCTTGTTCTACCTATTAAAGATGAGTTATACGGAAAGTACGTATATTGTATCTGATTTAATGAATCCAGGTATATGATATTGTATTCTTTCTTAAGATATTTGCTGTTATTCCTGTAATTGGCATATAAAACCACTCCTTTATTCTGTATTGGAGTAACCCCTTCCGCCCAAAAAGGAATTTTTTGTCTGGAGATATAATTTCCATTTAAATCATATCTCATAATAAAGTACCCCATTAAATCGGTTAATACAATCTGTTTCAGATCCCGATCAATAGAAAAGAAATCAAGTTGAGTATACTCTTCCGGACCTTGACCTATTGAATGAATCTTAAAATGGTATTTCCCATCCATATCAAAAACAAACAAAGAGGACGCTTTAGCGTCAAGAACGTATAGCAAACTATCGTACACCTCGATTTTTGTAATTTCCGTAATGATCGAACTATCGGAAAGCTCTAATTTAACATACTTAATCGTATCCAGATTAGGATAAATATCCACTATATTCTTTGAAAAACCAGGCTTGATTACAATTGCTTCAGCACTTTCTAATACTATACGCTCTTTACCCTCATGGCTAGAACAACTAAGAGAAATAATAATGAATAAGAAATACACTCTTATTTTCATAAGGTCAAGCGGTTTATGTTTATCATTGCAGAATATAGCACGTATTTTCCAGGGTCAAATGCACGTCAGCCAGTCTGTGACCATAGGCGTGTGTTAGGATCAGCATTCTGTTTTCTTCACAATTTCTTTTGTTTCTGTGTCGTAAATTAGTATCCCCTCTGTCTCGCTGTCAAGTTGTCCAATCAGTTTTCCGGTTGTGTCCCAAACAGAAGATTTTCCTGCGCATTTATACCCTCCTGATTCACCAACATAATTTGCCATAAATGTTACCAAATTATTGTGCTTAGCTATGTCTGACAGTTTTTTCATATCAGCATCAATTCCATTAATAGAACTTAAGACACTTGCTATATAAAGTGTTGCTTTATTTCGTTTTGCAAACTCACAATGCGCTTTATTAGAAATTTCGTAACAAATTGCAGGAGATACAACTTCTGTTTCAAAATTTAAAACAAGAGGATTTTTGCCAGCTTTAAAAATAGATTCTTCCGGTGGATATAAATACTGTTTTGAGTAAGTTATTCGCTCCTTATGAGGTTGGAATATAATCATACTTACAAACACATCACTCTCATCTTTAGTTGGTAATCCAACTCCAATCGTGATTCCATTTCTATCACTTAAATTCTGAATATCATCTAATCTTGTGTCATCTTGATTGGTTGCAAGATTCTCTGCTAAATCAGGTTCGTAACCAGTTACTGACAACTCAGGAAAAACCAGCATATCCGCATTATTCTGAATTGCTTGTTTTATCCACTTTAAATGATTTTCAATATTTTCCTCAACATTTCCTTTTATTGCCTCTATCTGCGCTATTGCAACTCTCATTTCGCTGTATTTAAATTTTATATCTGATTTTAATAATGATTTTTTCTGTTTAGTCCTGACTAATATTTAAAAACCCATTAATTTTCGAATATTATCAGCATTATTTTTTGTTGTCAGTTGCTCCAATAAGAGTAAAGCAACCTCAATCGCGGTTGCAGGATTCCATGAAGTAATAACATTATCATCCAATACAATAGGTTGATTTAACACATGAACACCAAAATCCTTCAATGCCTCTCGTCGAACATTACTATTATATGTCGTGCCTTTTTTGTCTTTCAATATACCACTCTTACCCAAAGGCAAAGCACCAACACAAATAGATGCAATTATCTTGTTCTTAGATTTAAAATCACGAATTAATTCAAGGAATTTCTCAGCATAAGCATCGTCATAAAAGCCATACACTTCAAATCCTCCCGGAATTGCTAACGCATCAAAATCAGCAATATTTACTTCGTCTATCAGGTAGTCTACCACAAGTCGTTGATTAAAAGAACTTTTTATTTCCTTGTTTAGTCCACATGTAAATAATTGTGTAGAACAATCTCCTTCAACAAGATTCCACCCAATGACATCAATAAATACGCTTGCTTCAAATATTTCAAATCCATTCGCTAATAACAACAATACTTTTTTCATTCAAATTCTAATTATTATCAAGTTTGTATTTTTATAATTGACCATAATAACTATTTAAATTTCACTGTTTTATTTCTATATCCGTTGGCTTCATAACTCAAAGAATTATTATTTTTGAATCGCCCCTAACGAATGGCGGTTTGAAACGTTGCGCATTTCGAAGCACAAACACATTAAAATAACGATTCTTTGGTTAAATATTGTTTCGTTTAATTTTGGCACTACTCGCGCAATGTTTTATAACCGCGCGTTGTAGCCAGTTTTTTATCTCCCATAACTATTTTTGAATTTTTATCAATATCAGGTTTTATTTCAAGTTCAAAATATTTCGATGGAATGCCATATGTCTTACACAACAAGTCAACTAAACCGAAAATATTCATAGCTGGATAATATACATTTAGCACATTATCTTCGCCTTCTGTTAATAAGTCGGCTCCATTACCTTTTATTTCTTTGATTTTTAGATAAGTCACCTCATCTCCAAGCCAATCTTTCCCTTGAATAGTTTCATCTTCAAATACTATTTCAAGTTTTACGCTTTCATTTTTATATGGAAGATAAAGTAAATCTGCTTCATAATTTTTTAAAGCTTTTTCGATGAACTCAATAGACGGATGTAGTCTTTCTAATTCAATCACATTCAAAACAGAATTAATATAATATGATTTTAATTTATCTCCCCTAAAAGTATTTGAAGAATCAAAATAGATTTCATATAAAATTCCAGAATACAAATGGTTAATAAAATAGTCTGTGTATTTGGTGAATTTTTGGTGCAAATTCTCAATGAAATCAATTGCAGAACCAGAACCGCCACATGCAGATTGATAAATATTTCTACCTATTACAAAAATACTATCATTATTGGATTTAGATTCAGTCAGTGTTTTAGAATCATATTTTGAGAGACTATCAATACATGGATTTTGAACATACCAATTATAAGACTTAAGTTTTTCTATAACATTTGAAAAATAGCTATTGTCTATTAAAGGGAAATCCCTATCCGCTAATGCATAGTTATGATATGGTAGATCCTCCTCCACAACTTCTTGAATTAGGGTGTCAACTGTTTCTGTTTCTACAGTCTCATGGTTTCCGTTAGTTTCTTCTGTTACATCAATTGTTTCTTCGATAGTTGATATAACTGATATATCACATTCAATATCATATACAGAACCATTCAATTCATTATAAGTGTCTTCGGCTTGATTACGTACTAATTGTAATGCACCTGCAAGATTAGTGAAACTATTACTTATGTTATCTATTAACATCTGAGTTAGCTGTTCAAAGCTGATTATGTAAAAGTCTTCAGATTGAGTTGCAATTTTAAACTCATGTATCAATCTTGGGTCAGCAATTTTTAAAAGTGGTTTTACATTATTGCTCTTTTCTATTTCATTTACAACTAATTTATTGGGAGCATAAACCCAGTCTTTCTTTTCATCATCTGTGATTAAAATTGCTTTTTTTACTCCTTCACTTTTACAGTAATTAAGTATTTCATACCACAAAACTAAATCTCCGTGAGAGTTCAAATCCTTTTTACCATCTTCAAAGCCTGGAGGTAACTTATGATTGTATCTTATTAATCCAAGTTCATTAGTTGTATTTAATATATTGTCTGTATCACTTTCTAAGATACAGTTAGCAAAAACCTGTTCAATTTCATCGTGAATTTTAAGTTTGTACCTTTCATCCTTATTCTTAGCAGTAAAAGCAATTTTTTCAATTTTTTCTTCAATCTCCTTTAAGTCATCCTTAAATTCATTAATCGAAGTATATTTATTTTGTGGTAAGTTTGAATCCTCAATGTGCATCTTTAGAAATGCACTTACCTGAACAAAATCTTTTTTTATTGTTGACACCTTTTTTAAGGGACTTAAATAATCTTGTAACTGATTGCGAATAAACCTATTTGTATATTCATTTATTACCCAAACTGGTACTTTTACACGATTCTTTTGAATTAATGTTTTGAGCCAATCAAAGAATTCTTTTCTAGCGGAATCGTGAATTCCATAAAATAATGCAATTATGTTTGTATCAATGAATAATTTACAATCATCATCTTTTATTAATTCATAGATCTTTTCATGATATTCTTTTACATCTATTTTCGATTGTGGAAATTTCATTTTATTGTTTCTTTTAGGTATTGCGTTTCTTAAAATTAACTACATTAGCGGTATAGCCAGTAAGGGATTGCGGGCGAATCACATTTTGTTCTTTATCAATTACTTTGTATGTAATACATTTAGTAGAAGGACCGCCTATTTCAAGTACTTCGCCTACACCAACAAGTGCTGATATGTCGTATTTCATAAAGTTTTATTTTGGAATAACTCAAAACGGTAATTCATCATCTTTATTAAATCTGGGAATCGAGTCAAGTCTTTGCCATATATTATTTAACACTATCTTTTGTTTCTCGACCGACACTGTTTTTATAAATGAAACAAACTCTTTTAAAACACTCTCCGGGAAAGTTCTTTTTATATAATATTTAAAATCACCTGATATGAATACGTTAATTATTATTGGATAATTATACACACATTCCTCGAGAAGTGTATTTTGATGAATATTTTCTAAATGCCTTATAATCTCAGCAATATCTGTTTTGTATTCAGCCTTCTTCTCAATTTTGCTAATAATATTATACAGGTTGCTTGAAAAGTTACGATATGTGCTAATTTCACTTTTTAAAAATTCCAGTCCAGTTGTCATTGAACTTATAATTGCCCGCTCCACTTCAAGAAATGAAGTATACCTTGAAGATGCTATTCTTTCACACATTTTATATACTATCTCGGTGAAGGAAAAATCCTGTATATGATTTTCCTCAATGAGGGATCTAAATAGTTGCCCTACAAAATAAACTTCTGTAGAATAGTCATATATCTTCTCATTGAATTCGGCGGGCGGATTACAGGCTATGTTCAAGCTAATGCTTTTATTAAACGTTTCATCAAATTCGATTTTTTTACCAAAACCAAAATCAATTACTTTTAATAAACCGTCTTTAGTAACTAATATATTTGAAGGTTTAATGTCTCGATGTAATATCCCCGCATTATGAATGTATGAAAATGCTTGCACAATTTGTTTAAACAAACCATTAATCGCATTCGGATTTTTGCTAACATATTCAGCAATACTATACCCCTGAATATGCTCCATTAAGATGTAGCCTGTATTATTCTCTGGATAGAGATAATAAGTATATACTCTGACTATATTTTTATGATTTAGAAGAAATAGTATTTTGATTTCTTCAATGAAATAGTCAAAATACTTTTCATCTATATCTATTAAAGGTGATGGAGAATATTTTTTACAAATAAATTGTTCGTTTATTACTTCATCTTTCAATAATACAACTTCTCCGATAGCCCCTGAAGGTTTATTTCCTATAATTTTGTAGCCTTTTTGTCTAAAGGTTACTATTTCACAATCTTTTTTCACATTAAGATAAATTAAAATAATGTATATTGCTTTATTCTGATAATAATGATACCGTTTCCTTTTCTTTCAATCTTGATTCCAATAATCCAAAAGCTGTTTTGCTGTATGGAATAAATTCATTAGGGA is from uncultured Macellibacteroides sp. and encodes:
- a CDS encoding protein kinase family protein gives rise to the protein MKKDCEIVTFRQKGYKIIGNKPSGAIGEVVLLKDEVINEQFICKKYSPSPLIDIDEKYFDYFIEEIKILFLLNHKNIVRVYTYYLYPENNTGYILMEHIQGYSIAEYVSKNPNAINGLFKQIVQAFSYIHNAGILHRDIKPSNILVTKDGLLKVIDFGFGKKIEFDETFNKSISLNIACNPPAEFNEKIYDYSTEVYFVGQLFRSLIEENHIQDFSFTEIVYKMCERIASSRYTSFLEVERAIISSMTTGLEFLKSEISTYRNFSSNLYNIISKIEKKAEYKTDIAEIIRHLENIHQNTLLEECVYNYPIIINVFISGDFKYYIKRTFPESVLKEFVSFIKTVSVEKQKIVLNNIWQRLDSIPRFNKDDELPF
- a CDS encoding TraB/GumN family protein, producing MNPLKFFQLIVIVYFIFISISCNGVRAGEKDGFLWKISGNGLDAPSYLFGTAHGGPFFAGQAALERVPRLNEIFLSVNQLIAEKKIDNSSSYNKSVLEMDSTYADYLNKEDQIIVDRFLRTYLNATSDKIKLKPLVLMSIIYKKKSIEIYREILFEKFKPNTNVDSITLSELKYISEVEMDVQMIMRAMSLNYSIIGLDDLIGHINPKRTISNGISYKQQIDSLVCEFKDNSVDSIIRHQLKSSEAVKNAYFNQDLDDFELQMIELDQKNNVTAEYNDMILFDRNKKWMEHIPKLISEQASLIAVGAAHLPGKDGLINLLRLQGFTVEPVN
- a CDS encoding 6-bladed beta-propeller, translating into MKNRLVEIYSYILLIGLILVSCQERGVGVGTTNAIDISINLDLNKPLKYNDLFKSIQYIPLETESRSLIQSIDKLFVTDSGFLIFDSKQMNILLFNKDGSFIRQIGQKGTGNNEYVYWNDIFFEKSTQLIYAHERYQNRIYVYNLSGVLVNKTKKSRCSFSSFVKSRSGFWVYSCFKKPYNYDGYNLLLLDDSLQNVKASFFPQKEFVNATTLSTFFTDNNENSYFFYPSGNKIFKLEQEVPIPYCKVDFGKHTLPYNSILQISNSAEYENLVSNHNYLGDIKSFKTNGKFIYFSFCGTDYNKPVNNYNCLYNVSKDKTYLYENPFIESLKYPVSSMLLQVSGELLIYALYPIVLSGDSFTMLSKDVGKQISEESNPILVIVKSK
- a CDS encoding TlpA disulfide reductase family protein, yielding MIARIATLICLIVGFVSCEQLPPDKFVIEGQVKNLKDSTAIELAYFTMQNNKWQRSIDSAIVIDGKFRFEGEIKGITAAQLSFPDISAARFYLEAARMKLWIDRNAPYAYKLSGTEVEDENIVFRKDMERYEKLNFEKLTNLLNEIKQFHLLREDAPNRDSLKNEINYQIAELGNLKGAMDSVRLNFSSQHPSFQITPDILYQLLVQETMDVDTIRSLYNILAKDIKSGLMGKFLAEKIKEEESKKNSSVGGMAPDFTRKCFSEKSIKLSDFKNKNYVLLEFWASWCLPCLKEVPNLKRLYSTYQGKGLEIIGVSLDEDKSRWLQAIEKHKLNVWPQVLNNEHKDKSVFENDDLSKIYNFETIPFYVLIDKNGTVIERWEHIGEEQQLRLNDLF
- a CDS encoding thioredoxin-like domain-containing protein, with translation MKTRILATIVLIFISNFCYAQNRYLDIQLDGVTYDSLYLYGNNVNGNRIKIAAEKINNQWHFTIPDSVYDFLPGFEFAPKSFDYKTMTNNDIRLLYPSGKDTLFASCWSFENNTHIIKAHFIDTLEFKNIPFGTTINGKFESVLGKEVIDRFIVSEPLSPDLRLRMQHPYYSYFWEDTTYTEKVNSYALLASKHPDSRYLITNLATQLGNYKTREDVARVYNHFSETNKQSSWGKMIEKYLNAKLFENILLPDAKTRKLEPIIQDSSKYNLVVFSASWCGPCHRLIPTLKEVYTHLKGEMNITYITIDEETGVKNWNELMQKEQISWTSLLAANNIEGIKNKYYIQGIPHAILVYPDGTMEVIDLYKDKERLYSIVK
- a CDS encoding PIN-like domain-containing protein; translation: MKFPQSKIDVKEYHEKIYELIKDDDCKLFIDTNIIALFYGIHDSARKEFFDWLKTLIQKNRVKVPVWVINEYTNRFIRNQLQDYLSPLKKVSTIKKDFVQVSAFLKMHIEDSNLPQNKYTSINEFKDDLKEIEEKIEKIAFTAKNKDERYKLKIHDEIEQVFANCILESDTDNILNTTNELGLIRYNHKLPPGFEDGKKDLNSHGDLVLWYEILNYCKSEGVKKAILITDDEKKDWVYAPNKLVVNEIEKSNNVKPLLKIADPRLIHEFKIATQSEDFYIISFEQLTQMLIDNISNSFTNLAGALQLVRNQAEDTYNELNGSVYDIECDISVISTIEETIDVTEETNGNHETVETETVDTLIQEVVEEDLPYHNYALADRDFPLIDNSYFSNVIEKLKSYNWYVQNPCIDSLSKYDSKTLTESKSNNDSIFVIGRNIYQSACGGSGSAIDFIENLHQKFTKYTDYFINHLYSGILYEIYFDSSNTFRGDKLKSYYINSVLNVIELERLHPSIEFIEKALKNYEADLLYLPYKNESVKLEIVFEDETIQGKDWLGDEVTYLKIKEIKGNGADLLTEGEDNVLNVYYPAMNIFGLVDLLCKTYGIPSKYFELEIKPDIDKNSKIVMGDKKLATTRGYKTLRE
- a CDS encoding carbon-nitrogen hydrolase family protein, which translates into the protein MRVAIAQIEAIKGNVEENIENHLKWIKQAIQNNADMLVFPELSVTGYEPDLAENLATNQDDTRLDDIQNLSDRNGITIGVGLPTKDESDVFVSMIIFQPHKERITYSKQYLYPPEESIFKAGKNPLVLNFETEVVSPAICYEISNKAHCEFAKRNKATLYIASVLSSINGIDADMKKLSDIAKHNNLVTFMANYVGESGGYKCAGKSSVWDTTGKLIGQLDSETEGILIYDTETKEIVKKTEC
- a CDS encoding 6-bladed beta-propeller, translating into MKIRVYFLFIIISLSCSSHEGKERIVLESAEAIVIKPGFSKNIVDIYPNLDTIKYVKLELSDSSIITEITKIEVYDSLLYVLDAKASSLFVFDMDGKYHFKIHSIGQGPEEYTQLDFFSIDRDLKQIVLTDLMGYFIMRYDLNGNYISRQKIPFWAEGVTPIQNKGVVLYANYRNNSKYLKKEYNIIYLDSLNQIQYTYFPYNSSLIGRTRFITPSGGVSYTYNDQSYFFNPFNDTVYQLAPTGLVVKYIFDLGERKFDQSYFSKNQDELNSYVKKGEYYNIMDVLENDDWVCFSLTCFSKFESWHGFYSKKSGEIINAEFYYNKNQNFIPNNLATFNSWFIAELPIDYLLHSKDQNKTEPPEGMAKDELNSLLQTLTEDDNPVLMMYKLKDS
- a CDS encoding DJ-1/PfpI family protein; this translates as MKKVLLLLANGFEIFEASVFIDVIGWNLVEGDCSTQLFTCGLNKEIKSSFNQRLVVDYLIDEVNIADFDALAIPGGFEVYGFYDDAYAEKFLELIRDFKSKNKIIASICVGALPLGKSGILKDKKGTTYNSNVRREALKDFGVHVLNQPIVLDDNVITSWNPATAIEVALLLLEQLTTKNNADNIRKLMGF